A genomic window from Desulfatibacillum aliphaticivorans DSM 15576 includes:
- a CDS encoding RHS repeat domain-containing protein, producing MTYAYNSVTHKLDAVTAGGTVYNYSYDANGNITACPKLEGAGSISATLAIDYNVDNMPTQVVKSVSGQTDVTTNFYYDGNGARVRKEVVGESTTFYASQFYEVKNGVATKYIFGADRRIAKITDGEGIQYFSKDHLGSSTVVTDDSGAVVEQADYRPFGEDRFYTGSVATPTPYKYTDQELDESTGLYNYDARHYDPAIGRFISPDSLIPNLYDPQQLNPYAYCSNNPLRYTDPTGNKAGTPFSHPDMAMRDFAICYNGISINIGRELETQVFCVNNYGDKKEYVYTTPMVNKATTGTIEIEAGQHVEKLIHTHGEYLPGTDEGVSPGDKTAAENLEESPLKPGVKLNAEIVAVDPDGSMQGFNPKTGIIRDFNIPEIPSDPKHPNRKTKVDPKKFSEDPIKLEDLDWTRVTGNAHEIPQWAEDLRDAESTDETGGNNGSGKDDDYPSPGVGASF from the coding sequence ATGACCTACGCCTACAACAGCGTCACCCATAAGCTGGATGCGGTCACGGCCGGCGGAACCGTATATAACTACTCCTACGACGCCAACGGCAATATCACGGCGTGCCCCAAGTTAGAAGGGGCCGGCAGCATCAGCGCCACCCTGGCCATTGACTATAACGTGGACAACATGCCAACCCAGGTGGTGAAATCCGTGTCCGGCCAGACGGACGTGACCACCAATTTTTATTACGACGGAAACGGCGCCCGGGTTCGTAAGGAAGTCGTCGGCGAAAGCACGACCTTTTACGCAAGCCAATTCTATGAAGTTAAAAATGGAGTGGCGACCAAGTATATCTTCGGCGCGGACCGGCGCATCGCCAAGATCACGGACGGCGAGGGCATCCAGTATTTTTCCAAGGATCACCTGGGAAGCTCCACCGTGGTGACGGACGACTCCGGCGCCGTGGTGGAACAGGCCGATTACCGGCCCTTCGGCGAGGACCGCTTTTACACCGGTTCCGTGGCAACGCCCACGCCCTACAAATACACGGACCAGGAACTGGACGAGTCCACGGGCCTTTACAATTACGACGCCAGGCATTATGATCCCGCCATCGGCCGGTTCATCAGCCCGGATTCTTTGATACCCAATCTATACGATCCCCAACAGCTCAACCCCTACGCTTATTGCAGCAATAATCCGTTGAGGTATACTGATCCTACAGGGAATAAAGCGGGAACCCCTTTTTCCCACCCTGACATGGCAATGCGTGACTTCGCAATATGTTATAATGGCATTTCCATCAATATTGGAAGAGAACTTGAAACCCAAGTTTTCTGTGTCAATAATTATGGTGATAAGAAGGAGTATGTTTATACCACTCCGATGGTTAATAAAGCGACTACAGGAACAATTGAAATTGAAGCTGGACAACATGTCGAAAAGCTGATTCATACTCATGGAGAGTATCTTCCTGGTACTGACGAAGGGGTTTCGCCCGGGGACAAGACAGCTGCAGAAAACCTTGAAGAAAGCCCACTTAAACCAGGTGTAAAATTAAATGCAGAGATAGTTGCAGTAGACCCTGATGGGTCAATGCAAGGTTTTAATCCCAAGACAGGGATAATACGGGACTTCAATATCCCAGAGATACCAAGCGACCCTAAACATCCAAATAGAAAAACAAAAGTTGATCCGAAAAAATTTAGTGAAGACCCTATTAAATTAGAGGATTTGGATTGGACTCGTGTTACCGGAAACGCTCATGAAATACCCCAGTGGGCCGAAGATCTGAGAGATGCGGAATCCACTGATGAAACTGGAGGAAACAATGGCAGTGGGAAGGATGATGATTATCCTTCACCTGGAGTAGGGGCTTCATTTTAG